From a single Calothrix sp. NIES-2098 genomic region:
- a CDS encoding HlyD family secretion protein produces the protein MSRVTEKPQLREQTLEQPKVWWSIAVALPIVIAAGVLGTAKVEQLKKIASSVPIRPMTNSITAVGHLEPRGEVIKLSAPMAGMQAASRVQQLLIKEGDKIKQGQVVAILDNHDTQVAALEEAKAKLQESRANLAQVRAGSPRDIQAQTSVIARLEAQLRGEKDAQQATIARIAAQLSGEKIAQQAMVNRLEAELGGQKDTLRATLTRIQAEQRNAQVDAQRYEMLYKEGAISQQERDRRRLSAITSNQQVVESQATLKQTIATIKQQIAEARANQVKTLSTLQQQLIEAKVNRDKTVATLQRQIDEEKAKLNRLMEVRPTDVQMAQAQVSNAIAMVRKAEAELKLSYVKAPINGEILTIHTKSGEAINQMGIAEIGQTDQMIVIAEVAEDSIGRVRLGQNATVTSDNGAFMSELRGTVTEIGRKIGKKDVLNTDPAADVDARVVQVKIALTPEDSAKVAGLTYAKVIVEINN, from the coding sequence ATGTCAAGGGTGACTGAGAAGCCACAGTTAAGGGAGCAGACACTTGAGCAACCTAAAGTTTGGTGGAGCATTGCTGTAGCCCTACCAATAGTAATTGCTGCTGGTGTATTAGGTACAGCTAAAGTCGAACAGTTGAAAAAAATAGCTTCGTCTGTACCGATTAGGCCAATGACCAACAGTATCACTGCTGTAGGGCATTTGGAACCACGCGGAGAAGTAATTAAGTTATCTGCACCAATGGCGGGGATGCAAGCAGCGTCGCGAGTGCAACAACTGTTAATTAAAGAGGGTGATAAGATTAAGCAAGGTCAAGTAGTGGCGATTTTGGATAACCATGATACCCAAGTAGCCGCACTGGAAGAAGCAAAAGCGAAATTGCAAGAATCTCGCGCCAATTTAGCACAAGTCAGAGCTGGCTCACCAAGAGATATTCAAGCCCAAACATCTGTAATTGCTCGCTTAGAAGCACAGTTACGCGGAGAAAAAGACGCACAGCAAGCAACAATCGCTCGAATCGCAGCTCAGTTAAGTGGCGAAAAAATCGCCCAACAAGCAATGGTTAATCGCCTAGAAGCCGAACTGGGCGGGCAAAAAGATACTTTAAGAGCCACGCTGACACGAATCCAAGCTGAACAGCGGAATGCCCAAGTTGATGCTCAACGTTATGAGATGTTGTATAAAGAAGGTGCAATTTCTCAGCAAGAACGAGATCGAAGACGCTTAAGCGCAATCACCAGCAATCAGCAGGTTGTGGAAAGCCAAGCTACTCTCAAGCAGACTATTGCAACTATTAAACAGCAAATTGCTGAAGCTAGAGCTAATCAAGTCAAAACTTTATCAACATTACAACAGCAGCTAATTGAAGCCAAAGTTAACCGCGATAAAACTGTAGCAACTTTGCAAAGACAAATTGATGAAGAAAAAGCCAAACTCAACCGCCTGATGGAAGTTCGCCCCACTGATGTGCAAATGGCACAAGCGCAAGTCAGTAATGCGATCGCAATGGTGAGAAAAGCAGAAGCAGAACTCAAATTGAGCTATGTTAAAGCACCTATTAATGGCGAGATTTTAACCATTCACACCAAGTCGGGAGAAGCTATTAATCAAATGGGAATCGCGGAGATTGGGCAAACCGATCAAATGATCGTCATTGCTGAAGTAGCTGAAGACAGTATTGGTAGAGTGCGTCTCGGTCAAAATGCTACCGTTACTAGTGACAATGGAGCTTTTATGAGCGAATTAAGGGGAACAGTCACAGAGATTGGCAGAAAAATTGGGAAAAAAGATGTATTGAATACAGATCCAGCTGCAGATGTAGATGCCAGAGTTGTACAAGTGAAAATTGCCCTGACTCCAGAAGATAGCGCCAAAGTTGCTGGTTTAACTTACGCAAAGGTGATTGTTGAAATTAATAATTAA
- a CDS encoding DevC protein — translation MLNELITSIFQIHKVNKKIPLSWLQLTRERTRLAVALAGIGFADILMFMQLGFRDALYYSNVRFHNSLQGDIILINSQSNAILSMKSFSQRRLYKALDLPTVQSVHGIYLDYTSWRNPETGRPRSILIFGFNPEVNLLNLPGVQENLAQLKLPDVVLYDRSSRVEYGPIAANFEQGKTVTAEVRRRRIKVGGLFTLGASFGADGNLITSDLNFLRIFNNRQRGLIDIGVIRLKPGANVTSVTQDLRSYLPNDINVLTKQEFIDFERNYWANSTAIGFIFTLGTIMGFIVGTVIVYQILYTEVADHLAEYATLKAIGYTQKYLLNVILQEALILALIGYLPGFTFALFMYKTARDATLLPVFMSFERAVLVLLLTILMCMVSGTIAVRKLRSADPADIF, via the coding sequence ATGCTTAACGAACTAATTACTAGTATTTTTCAAATTCATAAAGTCAACAAAAAAATACCCTTATCATGGCTACAACTCACAAGAGAAAGAACTCGTTTAGCCGTGGCTCTGGCAGGAATTGGCTTTGCCGATATTCTGATGTTTATGCAATTAGGTTTTCGAGATGCTTTGTATTATAGTAACGTTCGCTTCCATAATAGTTTGCAGGGTGACATTATTTTAATCAATAGTCAATCTAATGCTATTCTGTCGATGAAAAGTTTTTCTCAACGGCGTTTATATAAAGCATTGGATTTACCAACAGTGCAATCGGTACATGGTATATACCTGGACTATACAAGCTGGAGAAATCCTGAAACAGGTCGCCCTCGCAGCATTCTAATATTTGGATTTAATCCTGAAGTTAACTTATTGAACTTACCTGGAGTTCAGGAAAATTTAGCACAATTAAAGCTACCTGATGTAGTATTATATGACCGTTCTTCCAGGGTAGAATACGGGCCAATCGCTGCTAATTTTGAGCAGGGTAAAACTGTAACAGCAGAAGTACGCAGGCGGCGAATAAAAGTAGGAGGGTTATTTACTTTAGGTGCATCATTTGGGGCTGATGGTAATCTCATTACTAGCGATCTTAACTTTTTGCGTATCTTCAACAACCGTCAACGCGGTTTAATTGATATTGGGGTAATTAGATTAAAGCCAGGAGCAAATGTTACATCTGTAACCCAAGATTTAAGAAGTTATCTACCTAACGATATTAATGTTTTAACTAAGCAGGAATTCATTGATTTTGAGCGCAATTACTGGGCTAATAGTACTGCTATTGGATTTATTTTTACTTTAGGGACAATTATGGGGTTTATTGTAGGAACCGTAATTGTTTATCAAATCCTTTATACAGAAGTTGCCGATCATTTGGCAGAATATGCAACCTTAAAAGCAATCGGTTATACACAAAAATATTTATTAAATGTCATACTCCAAGAAGCTTTAATATTAGCATTAATTGGCTATTTGCCTGGATTCACCTTTGCATTATTTATGTATAAAACTGCTAGGGATGCAACATTGCTACCAGTGTTTATGAGCTTTGAAAGAGCAGTATTAGTGCTATTATTAACTATATTAATGTGTATGGTTTCGGGCACAATTGCTGTGCGAAAATTACGTTCGGCAGACCCAGCAGACATATTCTAG
- a CDS encoding ABC transporter-related protein, protein MMRQEPVIAIKHLNHYYGRGVLKRQILFDINLEIYPGEIVIMTGPSGSGKTTLLSLIGGLRSVQEGSLKFLGRELFGASQNQLVQVRRKIGYIFQAHNLLGFLTARQNVQMAVELNDEIAQSEAIAKSEAMLGAVGLEQRINYYPDNLSGGQKQRIAIARALVNHPPLVLADEPTAALDKQSGRDVVEIMQTLAKEQGTSILLVTHDNRILDIADRIVEMEDGLLTRDSQGMVKNHNL, encoded by the coding sequence ATGATGAGACAAGAACCTGTAATTGCTATTAAACATCTCAATCACTACTATGGCAGAGGCGTACTCAAAAGACAGATTTTATTTGACATTAACCTAGAAATTTATCCCGGTGAAATTGTCATTATGACTGGCCCATCGGGTTCAGGTAAAACAACATTACTGAGCTTAATTGGTGGTTTACGCTCTGTACAAGAAGGTAGTTTAAAATTTTTAGGTAGAGAATTATTTGGTGCTAGCCAAAACCAATTAGTGCAAGTCCGGCGTAAAATTGGCTATATTTTTCAAGCTCATAATTTGTTAGGTTTTTTAACCGCCAGACAAAATGTGCAAATGGCGGTAGAGTTGAATGATGAGATTGCCCAAAGTGAAGCGATCGCCAAATCAGAAGCCATGCTTGGAGCAGTTGGCTTAGAACAAAGAATTAACTACTATCCAGACAATCTTTCTGGAGGACAAAAACAAAGAATTGCGATCGCGAGGGCTTTGGTGAATCATCCCCCGCTAGTACTTGCAGATGAACCTACAGCAGCTTTAGACAAACAATCTGGACGCGATGTGGTAGAAATAATGCAAACTCTTGCCAAAGAGCAAGGAACTTCTATCTTGTTAGTAACTCATGACAACCGGATTTTAGATATAGCCGATCGCATTGTAGAAATGGAAGATGGTCTTTTGACCCGTGATTCCCAAGGTATGGTGAAAAACCATAACTTATAA
- a CDS encoding HAD family hydrolase, which yields MYRHLSHSGEGFTNLLPLSQADSNCWNNIRLVATDMDGTLTRNGKFTTKLLQALENLAAAEIKVIIVTGRSAGWVSGLNSLMPVAGAVAENGGLFYMAGSDRPIALTPIPNLANHRQHLAATFKELQSKFPQIQESADNHFRITDWTFDVASLTPTELQTLSRLCQDLGWGFTYSNVQCHIKPQAQDKAIGLLQVLQQYWPQYSLEQVVTVGDSPNDESLFNRRYFPISVGVANVLEYANQLQHQPAYVTSAREAEGFCELSNCLVLPA from the coding sequence ATGTACAGACACCTTAGCCATTCGGGTGAAGGATTTACAAACCTCCTACCTCTATCTCAAGCCGACTCAAATTGCTGGAACAATATTCGACTGGTTGCTACAGATATGGATGGCACTTTAACCAGAAACGGAAAATTTACAACTAAATTGCTGCAAGCTTTAGAAAATTTAGCAGCAGCAGAAATTAAAGTAATCATTGTTACAGGACGTTCTGCTGGCTGGGTAAGTGGATTAAATAGTTTAATGCCTGTAGCGGGTGCTGTGGCAGAAAACGGAGGTCTATTCTATATGGCTGGAAGCGATCGCCCAATAGCCTTAACACCCATTCCCAACTTAGCTAACCATCGTCAACATTTAGCCGCAACTTTTAAAGAATTACAAAGTAAATTTCCGCAAATCCAGGAATCTGCTGATAATCATTTTCGGATTACCGACTGGACTTTTGATGTAGCTTCATTAACTCCCACTGAATTACAAACTCTCAGCCGTCTCTGTCAAGATCTGGGATGGGGATTTACTTATAGTAATGTGCAATGCCACATTAAACCCCAAGCTCAAGATAAAGCTATTGGGTTATTGCAGGTATTGCAGCAATATTGGCCGCAATACTCATTAGAACAGGTGGTGACAGTAGGCGATAGCCCCAATGATGAAAGTTTATTTAATCGCCGTTATTTTCCCATATCTGTAGGTGTAGCAAATGTTTTGGAATATGCCAATCAGCTACAGCATCAACCAGCTTATGTTACTTCTGCTAGAGAAGCTGAGGGTTTTTGTGAGTTATCAAACTGTCTTGTTCTACCTGCTTAA
- a CDS encoding family 2 glycosyl transferase, giving the protein MSIVSVIIPVYNGEKTIKKTIESVLNQSLSDLEIIVINDGSTDSTEEIVKSISDSRLKIFSYPNAGLSASRNRGLSLAACDFVSFIDADDLWTSDKLESQMQALLAHENAALAYSWTDFIDADDNFVRTGARAKVTGDAYTKLLLSNFLENGSNPLIRKEAFTKVGNFDESLRAAEDWDMWLRLADSYEFVVVPQVQILYRISASSMSSNFKKQEVESLKVIERAFAHPKAASLQHWKKYTLARFYQYLTFKALETPPAKNKSWIAAQFFWNFVKYDPSILRERRLIIVAVLKIILTELHYQVRSFSDLQLSR; this is encoded by the coding sequence ATGTCAATAGTATCTGTAATTATTCCTGTCTACAATGGTGAGAAAACCATCAAAAAGACTATTGAATCTGTTTTAAATCAAAGTCTTAGCGATTTAGAAATTATAGTAATTAATGATGGTTCAACAGATTCTACAGAAGAGATTGTTAAAAGTATTTCTGACTCTAGATTAAAAATATTTTCCTATCCAAACGCTGGTTTATCTGCTAGCCGTAATCGAGGTTTATCACTCGCAGCTTGTGATTTTGTCTCTTTTATTGATGCCGACGATCTTTGGACATCTGATAAATTAGAAAGCCAGATGCAGGCATTATTAGCTCATGAAAATGCTGCTTTAGCTTATAGTTGGACTGATTTTATTGATGCTGATGATAACTTTGTGAGAACTGGAGCGCGAGCTAAAGTCACAGGAGATGCTTACACTAAGCTGCTACTATCTAACTTTTTAGAAAATGGCTCTAATCCTTTGATTCGCAAAGAAGCTTTTACGAAAGTTGGGAATTTTGACGAGTCACTTAGAGCCGCAGAAGATTGGGATATGTGGTTACGCTTGGCAGACAGCTATGAGTTTGTAGTAGTTCCACAAGTACAAATACTATATCGAATATCTGCAAGCTCAATGTCTAGCAACTTTAAAAAACAAGAAGTTGAATCTTTAAAAGTAATTGAACGTGCGTTTGCTCATCCAAAAGCAGCCTCTTTACAGCACTGGAAAAAGTATACCCTAGCGCGATTCTATCAATACCTAACTTTTAAAGCTCTAGAAACACCCCCAGCTAAAAATAAAAGCTGGATTGCAGCGCAATTTTTCTGGAATTTTGTGAAATACGATCCATCTATTTTGCGGGAAAGACGGTTAATAATAGTAGCAGTTTTGAAAATAATTCTTACTGAATTGCACTATCAAGTTCGTAGTTTCAGCGATCTTCAATTAAGCAGGTAG
- a CDS encoding ATPase: MQPTDPNKFTDKAWEAIVKSQDIVRAYQQQQLDVEHLIIALLEEPTSLAIRILARSEVDPQRLQQQLEAFTQRQPKVGKSDQLYLGRSLDVLLDRAEENRVRMKDAYISVEHILLAFADDDRIGRRLFKGLNVDNSKLEAATKTVRGSQKVTDQNPESRYEALQKFGRDLTEQAKAGKLDPVIGRDDEIRRVIQVLSRRSKNNPVLIGEPGVGKTAIAEALAQRMVNGDVPESLKNRQLISLDIGSLIAGAKYRGEFEDRLKAVLREVTESNGQIVLFIDELHTVVGTGSNQQGAMDAGNLLKPMLARGELRCIGATTLDEFRKHIEKDAALERRFQQVFVDQPTVENTISILRGLKERYEVHHNVKISDSALVAAATLSARYISDRFLPDKAIDLVDEAAAQLKMEITSKPAELETIDRRLMQLEMEKLSLAGEDKGTPQTKERLQRIEEEITSLTAKQQKFNDQWQGEKQLLEAISALKKEEDALRVQIEQAERDYDLNKAAQLKYGKLEGVQRDREAKEAQLLKIQSTGATLLREQVTEADIAEIVAKWTGIPVNRLMESERQKLLQLEHHLHQRVIGQQEAVTAVAAAIRRARAGMKDPNRPIGSFLFMGPTGVGKTELARALAQFLFDSDDALVRLDMSEYMEKHSVSRLVGAPPGYIGYEEGGQLSEAIRRHPYSVVLLDEVEKAHPDVFNILLQVLDDGRITDSQGRTVDFRNTVIVMTSNIGSEHILDISGDDSKYEMMQNRVTDALRSHFRPEFLNRVDETVIFHTLSRSEMRHIIRIQLKRVENLLKEQKIFFDISASACDYLVETGYDPVYGARPLKRAIQREVENPIATKLLENTFISGDTILIDKGETGLTFSKKVTMKVSAAQTTVQLLEPSPDL; this comes from the coding sequence ATGCAACCTACAGATCCCAATAAATTTACTGATAAAGCCTGGGAAGCGATTGTCAAATCTCAGGATATAGTTCGTGCTTATCAACAGCAGCAACTAGATGTTGAACATTTAATTATTGCTCTTTTAGAAGAACCTACTAGCCTAGCAATCCGTATTCTCGCTAGATCTGAGGTCGATCCACAACGCTTGCAACAGCAACTCGAAGCCTTTACCCAACGTCAGCCGAAAGTTGGGAAAAGCGATCAACTCTACTTAGGTCGCAGTTTGGACGTTCTACTCGATCGCGCCGAGGAAAATCGAGTGCGGATGAAAGATGCTTATATCTCTGTAGAACATATACTCCTCGCTTTTGCTGACGATGACCGCATCGGGCGGCGGCTGTTTAAAGGTTTGAATGTTGATAATAGTAAGCTAGAGGCTGCAACCAAAACTGTGCGCGGTAGCCAAAAAGTTACCGATCAAAATCCTGAGTCTCGCTATGAAGCTTTGCAGAAATTTGGCAGAGACTTGACAGAACAGGCTAAGGCTGGAAAACTCGATCCCGTAATTGGGCGAGATGACGAAATTCGTCGGGTAATCCAGGTATTATCTCGTCGTAGTAAAAATAACCCCGTATTGATTGGCGAGCCTGGGGTCGGTAAAACTGCGATCGCAGAAGCTTTGGCGCAACGTATGGTAAATGGTGATGTTCCCGAATCGCTGAAAAACCGTCAGCTAATCTCGTTAGATATTGGGAGTTTAATTGCTGGGGCTAAATACCGAGGTGAATTTGAAGACCGCTTAAAAGCTGTTCTCCGAGAAGTTACGGAATCAAACGGTCAAATAGTTTTATTTATTGACGAACTGCACACCGTTGTGGGTACAGGTTCCAATCAGCAAGGGGCAATGGATGCAGGGAATTTGCTCAAACCCATGTTGGCACGGGGTGAGTTGCGCTGCATTGGGGCGACTACCTTAGATGAGTTCCGCAAACACATTGAGAAAGACGCTGCTTTAGAACGGCGTTTTCAGCAAGTATTTGTCGATCAACCCACTGTAGAAAATACGATTTCGATTCTGCGGGGATTAAAAGAACGTTACGAGGTGCATCACAACGTCAAAATTTCTGATTCCGCATTAGTAGCCGCAGCAACACTATCAGCACGCTATATTTCTGACCGCTTTTTGCCAGATAAAGCGATTGACTTAGTAGATGAAGCCGCAGCCCAGCTGAAAATGGAGATTACCTCCAAACCTGCGGAACTCGAAACTATTGACCGCCGCCTGATGCAATTAGAAATGGAAAAGCTGTCATTGGCGGGAGAAGATAAAGGTACGCCCCAAACTAAGGAACGTTTGCAACGTATAGAGGAAGAAATTACCTCTTTGACAGCCAAACAACAAAAATTTAACGATCAATGGCAAGGTGAAAAGCAGCTATTAGAAGCTATCAGTGCCTTAAAGAAAGAAGAAGATGCTTTGAGAGTACAAATTGAGCAAGCAGAACGGGACTATGACCTCAACAAAGCTGCTCAATTGAAGTATGGCAAATTGGAGGGAGTTCAACGCGATCGCGAAGCCAAAGAAGCACAACTTTTAAAAATTCAAAGTACAGGTGCGACTCTGCTGAGAGAACAAGTCACAGAAGCCGATATCGCGGAAATTGTCGCCAAGTGGACAGGAATCCCTGTGAATCGCCTGATGGAATCGGAACGGCAAAAATTACTGCAACTAGAGCATCATTTGCATCAACGAGTCATCGGGCAACAAGAAGCGGTAACAGCAGTAGCAGCAGCAATTCGTCGTGCAAGGGCAGGGATGAAAGATCCTAACCGTCCTATCGGGTCATTTTTATTCATGGGGCCGACAGGCGTAGGTAAAACTGAACTCGCTCGTGCTTTAGCGCAGTTTCTCTTTGATTCTGACGATGCCTTGGTACGCTTGGATATGTCCGAGTATATGGAAAAACACTCGGTTTCCCGATTGGTAGGTGCGCCTCCAGGGTATATTGGCTATGAAGAAGGCGGTCAACTTTCCGAAGCAATTCGCCGTCATCCCTACTCTGTAGTGTTATTGGATGAAGTCGAAAAAGCTCACCCCGATGTCTTCAATATTTTACTGCAAGTATTAGATGATGGAAGAATTACTGATTCTCAAGGCAGAACAGTAGATTTTCGCAATACTGTGATTGTCATGACCAGCAATATCGGTAGCGAGCACATCCTTGATATATCTGGTGATGACTCCAAGTATGAAATGATGCAAAATCGGGTGACAGACGCCTTGCGATCGCATTTTCGCCCAGAATTCCTAAACCGCGTGGATGAAACTGTGATCTTCCATACCCTCAGTCGTTCGGAGATGCGTCATATTATCCGCATTCAACTCAAGCGTGTCGAAAATCTCCTCAAAGAACAAAAAATCTTCTTTGATATTTCCGCATCTGCTTGTGATTACCTAGTAGAAACAGGCTATGACCCAGTTTATGGCGCACGCCCCCTGAAACGAGCAATTCAGCGCGAAGTAGAAAACCCCATCGCCACTAAGTTACTAGAGAACACCTTTATTTCTGGAGACACAATTCTCATTGACAAAGGCGAAACTGGATTGACTTTTAGTAAAAAAGTAACCATGAAAGTATCAGCAGCACAGACTACCGTTCAGTTATTAGAGCCTTCACCCGATCTGTAA